The genomic interval AGTTCGTGATGAAACCGACCGTACAGGACTTCGTATCGTAATCGAGTTAAAAAAAGAAGCCGATGCACACGGTGTGCTTAATTATTTATATAAGAACTCTGACTTACAAATTGCTTATAACTTTAATATGGTAGCGATTTATAAAAAAAGACCAACTTTAATGAGTCTGCCTAAGCTGCTTGATGCTTATATTGAGCATCGACGGGAAGTAATTATTAATCGTTCTCGCTATGAATTGCAAAAAGCATATGATCGAGCTCATATTGTCGAAGGCCTTATGAAAGCTTTATCTATTTTAGATGAAGTAATCGCAACCATCCGTGCATCTAAAGATAAACGTGATGCAAAAGATAATCTCATTGCGAAATTTGCTTTTACTGAAGCGCAAGCGGAAGCTATTGTTTCCCTGCAACTATACCGATTAACGAATACTGATATTACAGCACTTGAAAAAGAGGCGGCCGAGCTTAACGCAAAAATTGCTGAGCTTACAAAAATTCTTGAGAGCGAAAAAGCGCTTATGCAAGTGATGAAAAAAGAACTGAAAGCAATTAAAAAAGATTATAACGATACACGCCTATCGAAAATTGAAGAAGAGATTGAAGAAATTAAAATTAATCTTGAAGTGTTAATAGCTAGTGAAGATGTCGTTGTGACTATTACAAAAGAAGGGTATGTAAAGCGAACTTCTCTACGGTCATATGCGGCATCAGGTGGACAAGACTTTGGCATGAAAGATTCAGATCGCTTGCTGCAAAAGCTGGAAATGAATACGACAGACGTTGTTCTGTTGTTTACGAATAAAGGAAATTATCTGTATTGCCCGGTTCATCAACTACCTGATATAAGGTGGAAGGAAACAGGACAGCATGTAGCGAATATTATCCCGATTGATCGTGATGAACATGTAATTAAAGCGATACCAGTTAAAGATTTTGAAGAGCCACGTTTTTTATTACTTGCGACTCGAAACGGTATGGTGAAGAGAACAGAGCTCGCTTCCTTTAAAGCGCAGCGTTACTCTAAACCGTTAGTAGCGATGAATGTAAAAGGAGAAGACGAGCTTGTCGATGTCCATCTAACGGATGGAAGTTTGGATGTATTCTTCATGACTCATCATGGATTAGCGCTATGGTATGATGAAGAAGAAGTGAGCATTGTTGGTCCGCGAGCTGCAGGAGTAAAAGGGATTAACTTGAAAGAAGAGGATTTTGTTGTCGGTATGAAAGTGTTAGGAAAGGATACGGAAGAAGCCGTTGCTATCGTCACACAACGTGGATCAGTGAAGCAGATGAAGCTGTCTGAGTTTGAAAAAACATCGCGAGCAAAGCGAGGCGTTGTTGTATTAAGAGAGTTAAAGGCTCATCCGCATCGGGTTATCGGCTTTGAAATGGTGACAAAATCAGATTGCCTTTCGATTCTTTCTGAGAAAGGAAAGCTTGAAACGGTCCAAGTAGCTTCATTAAAATATTCCGATCGTTATACAAATGGTTCATTTATTTTAGACGAAAGTGAAAGTGGACAAGCGAAGGAAATGTGGAAAAACTTAACCGAGGAAGTAGATAAAAGTATACATTAAACGAGAAAAATCCGTTCATCATAAGTGAACGGATTTTTCTCGTTTATAAAAACGGTAGTATAGTAATCTCTACATGTAAAGGAATTCTAGGAGGGCGTTATTGGTATGAGTATAGGTCATTGGAGTCAAGTTTGATGTTATTTTATAAACAGATTCGATTGGATTTTCTTTAATATACGTCTGCTTTGTGCATAATCCTGTTCGCGTGCTTCCTCAACTTTCAAGCGCTCATCAAGCTTTCGGCTATATTCAGCATAGCCAATTCCATGAGCTTGAAACATAGCCTTTTCCATTTCTGCCGTGTACAGTAAAGCGAGAGTTTTGATAAAGAATCAATCCTTTCTGAAATAATTTCCCTATTAATCGTATCATTGATTAAGAAAGGTCACAAAGTGGTTCTCGTTCTCTATTAGAGGAGATTAGCGCTTCTATACGTCTGTATAACACTCATTGCTCACAGACGCCAAATTCCTGCCATTTCCTTTGTTTTCCTTTCCTTTCCGTACATTTAGTATTTTAAGAACGAACTCGCTAGCATATAAATTTAAAAATCTTAGATGCAGAACGGCATTTATGTATTTAAAAATCAACCTCGTCAGAATATTTTTAATTAAACCTTAATTAAAAATAGTTAGTAATATAAATTATCCAATTATTGGTGTAAATTCTCTTGGCAGCTCATTAAATATTTTCCTTTTCTCGGGAAATACTATGAAGGATTTAAAACGGAAAGGGCGAGATAAATAGAATGGATTATGTATAAATTGCTGGGGCAATGTTCAGAACGAATATGGCTGTTCAGATTATTTTCGCGACCATTGGGTTTGGGCCTTTACCTCATTTGCATTAATTTCGAATGTTTATGCTTTTGAAGGTACACCAGTTGTTTTTCATTTTGAAAATGCCCCATGGGCGGCTTTTTTTATCCAATCTTTTTAGTAACAGCGGGACATACGGCATTAACAGCATATGCGACAGGTACTTTTGTTATTGCAGCTTTTAAAATGTTGAAAAATCCATTACTTCTTTTCGAGCAGTATGTATGTCGGCTTTGCGATTTTAGTGCCGGGTTTCTATTATTTCTGGTCTATCTTTATGAAGGATCAATGAAAAAAATAAAAAAGAAACACATCTCACAATCGTAAGGAGCGGTTGAGAATGAAAGGTCATTTTTTACATGTATTAAAATATGCTGTATTGGTCATTTCTGTTTGTTTAAGCTATCAAGCTGTTGAAGCACATGATAAAGGGTTTAAGTCAAATGAGTTTTATGAGGCAATGAAGCGCGATGTTACCGGTGATAAAAAAATTGATACTATTGAGTTAAGAGGTACACCAAGCGAGAAAAATCGTCACCTTTTAACGAAAATGGAACTCGTAGTGGAAAGCAACTGCAAGAGGACGTCCATTCCCCTTGAAGCAGGATATAAACCGAAGCTCGCTCTTGCTGATTTTAATAAAGATGGTGTACAGGACGTCTTTGTTTCCTTTCAAAAACAGAATAAATCTGAATTATTTCATCAAATTTATT from Peribacillus asahii carries:
- the parC gene encoding DNA topoisomerase IV subunit A; translation: MASEERFRDLPLEEVIGDRFGRYSKYIIQDRALPDARDGLKPVQRRILYAMHVEGNVHDKAYRKAAKTVGNVIGNYHPHGDSSVYEAMVRMSQDWKLRNVMVQMHGNNGSIDGDPPAAMRYTEARLSAIASELLRDIEKRTVDFVPNFDDTSEEPVVLPAMFPNLLVNGSTGISAGYATEIPPHQLGEVIDATIMRIDHPEATVSELMTVLKGPDFPTGGIIQGIDGIKKAYETGKGKIIIRCKAEIESIRGGKEQIVITEIPYDVNKANLVKKIDEFRLDRKVEGIAEVRDETDRTGLRIVIELKKEADAHGVLNYLYKNSDLQIAYNFNMVAIYKKRPTLMSLPKLLDAYIEHRREVIINRSRYELQKAYDRAHIVEGLMKALSILDEVIATIRASKDKRDAKDNLIAKFAFTEAQAEAIVSLQLYRLTNTDITALEKEAAELNAKIAELTKILESEKALMQVMKKELKAIKKDYNDTRLSKIEEEIEEIKINLEVLIASEDVVVTITKEGYVKRTSLRSYAASGGQDFGMKDSDRLLQKLEMNTTDVVLLFTNKGNYLYCPVHQLPDIRWKETGQHVANIIPIDRDEHVIKAIPVKDFEEPRFLLLATRNGMVKRTELASFKAQRYSKPLVAMNVKGEDELVDVHLTDGSLDVFFMTHHGLALWYDEEEVSIVGPRAAGVKGINLKEEDFVVGMKVLGKDTEEAVAIVTQRGSVKQMKLSEFEKTSRAKRGVVVLRELKAHPHRVIGFEMVTKSDCLSILSEKGKLETVQVASLKYSDRYTNGSFILDESESGQAKEMWKNLTEEVDKSIH